From a region of the Narcine bancroftii isolate sNarBan1 chromosome 5, sNarBan1.hap1, whole genome shotgun sequence genome:
- the LOC138764850 gene encoding prolactin-releasing peptide receptor-like gives MAAADLIVIFLDLILMTIPITYRDYFGFVRSIRVCDVHAFLLYTATDCSVWFTVTFTFDRFVSICCQKLKTNYCTERTALVVLGTVTALSCLKNIFWCFMLTSEYSLAYARWFCMPRARLLESQFWGSIELLHYILTPIIPFILVLLFNALTIRHVLVASGARRRLRAPSSGEGAHDPEMASRRKSLILLLVISGNFILLWALFIMYYVWNRMRIWGQVSVFPPESIRELCFLLQLLSCCTNTALYVVTQTKFRDQFKDVVKSPFTIIAKRSQCCKMSNPRQCPLPRPTPQTA, from the coding sequence ATGGCAGCGGCGGATCTCATCGTCATTTTCCTCGACCTGATATTGATGACGATTCCAATTACATATCGGGATTACTTTGGTTTCGTGCGGTCCATCCGCGTGTGTGATGTCCACGCCTTCCTGCTGTACACCGCCACCGACTGTTCTGTCTGGTTCACCGTCACCTTCACCTTCGATCGATTCGTCTCCATCTGTTGTCAGAAACTGAAGACTAACTATTGTACCGAGAGAACGGCGCTGGTGGTTCTGGGGACAGTGACCGCTCTCAGCTGTTTAAAGAACATTTTTTGGTGTTTCATGCTCACCTCGGAATATTCCCTCGCTTACGCCCGATGGTTTTGCATGCCGAGAGCCAGACTTCTGGAATCGCAATTCTGGGGATCGATTGAGCTTCTCCATTACATCCTCACCCCGATAATCCCGTTCATCCTGGTTCTCCTGTTCAATGCTCTGACCATCAGACACGTGTTAGTGGCGAGTGGAGCCCGCAGGAGACTTCGGGCTCCCAGCAGTGGGGAAGGTGCCCATGATCCAGAAATGGCGAGTCGTAGAAAATCTCTTATTTTATTGCTGGTCATCTCAGGGAATTTTATCCTCTTGTGGGCACTGTTTATTATGTATTATGTGTGGAACCGGATGCGGATCTGGGGGCAGGTGTCCGTGTTTCCACCGGAATCCATTCGCGAGTTGTGCTTTCTACTGCAGCTCCTGAGCTGTTGCACCAACACTGCTCTCTACGTCGTCACCCAGACCAAGTTCCGGGACCAGTTCAAGGACGTGGTGAAATCTCCCTTCACCATCATTGCCAAACGTAGCCAGTGCTGTAAAATGAGTAATCCGCGGCAATGCCCGTTACCCCGCCCAACTCCTCAAACCGCCTGA
- the LOC138762918 gene encoding prolactin-releasing peptide receptor-like, with protein sequence MAAADLIVIFIDLILRKIPIVYRNYFGFVRSIRVCDVHAFLLYTATDCSVWFTVTFTFDRFVSICCQKLKTNYCTERTALVVLGIVTALSCLKNISWCFMLTSEYSLAYARWFCMPRARLLESQIWGSIELLHYILTPIIPFILVLLFNALTIRHVLVASGARRRLRAPSSGEGAHDPEMASRRKSLILLLVISGNFILLWALFIMYYVWNRMRIWGQVSVFPPESIRELCFLLQLLSCCTNTALYVVTQTKFRDQFKDVVKSPFTIIAKRSQCCKMSNPRQCPLPRPTPQTA encoded by the coding sequence ATGGCAGCGGCGGATCTCATCGTCATTTTCATCGACTTGATATTGAGGAAGATTCCAATTGTATATCGGAATTACTTTGGTTTCGTGCGGTCCATCCGCGTGTGTGATGTCCACGCCTTCCTGCTGTACACCGCCACCGACTGTTCTGTCTGGTTCACCGTCACCTTCACCTTCGATCGATTCGTCTCCATCTGTTGTCAGAAACTGAAGACTAACTATTGTACCGAGAGAACGGCGCTGGTGGTTCTGGGGATAGTGACCGCTCTCAGCTGTTTAAAGAACATTTCCTGGTGTTTCATGCTCACCTCGGAATATTCCCTCGCTTACGCCCGCTGGTTTTGCATGCCGAGAGCCAGACTTCTGGAATCGCAAATCTGGGGATCGATTGAGCTTCTCCATTACATCCTCACCCCGATAATCCCGTTCATCCTGGTTCTCCTGTTCAATGCTCTGACCATCAGACACGTGTTAGTGGCGAGTGGAGCCCGCAGGAGACTTCGGGCTCCCAGCAGTGGGGAAGGTGCCCATGATCCAGAAATGGCGAGTCGTAGAAAATCTCTTATTTTATTGCTGGTCATCTCAGGGAATTTTATCCTCTTGTGGGCACTGTTTATTATGTATTATGTGTGGAACCGGATGCGGATCTGGGGGCAGGTGTCCGTGTTTCCACCGGAATCCATTCGCGAGTTGTGCTTTCTACTGCAGCTCCTGAGCTGTTGCACCAACACTGCTCTCTACGTCGTCACCCAGACCAAGTTCCGGGACCAGTTCAAGGACGTGGTGAAATCTCCCTTCACCATCATTGCCAAACGTAGCCAGTGCTGTAAAATGAGTAATCCGCGGCAATGCCCGTTACCCCGCCCAACTCCTCAAACCGCCTGA